One genomic region from Leptospira licerasiae serovar Varillal str. VAR 010 encodes:
- a CDS encoding Crp/Fnr family transcriptional regulator, which yields MTSAVKIETETNRVLPREIFPKEKLFHHELNFTRRKISKNEILFSQGEQANGFYIVETGSIRSYRTSGSGEKQHTFKIYHPGNWVGIRDAAIGGNFLHHAVALVESTVLFVEEEELRRLLNCDSEFQNSVFRQVTIEAVEAENKIYSLGTRQVHAKLSEFLLQLSESQDSEEDLPFTREIMASMIGVTTETLVRALADFKSRGWVEIDKRKIVIRNEEALLRLLD from the coding sequence ATGACCAGCGCAGTAAAAATCGAAACTGAAACAAACCGAGTTTTACCAAGGGAAATTTTTCCAAAAGAGAAACTTTTCCACCATGAACTTAATTTTACCCGTAGAAAGATTTCCAAAAACGAGATCTTATTCTCTCAAGGAGAACAGGCAAACGGATTTTATATAGTCGAGACCGGCTCTATCCGATCTTATCGGACTTCGGGTTCCGGAGAAAAACAGCACACATTCAAAATTTATCATCCAGGTAACTGGGTCGGAATCAGAGACGCTGCCATCGGAGGAAATTTTCTACACCACGCGGTTGCGCTCGTCGAATCAACCGTCCTATTTGTGGAAGAAGAAGAACTTCGTAGACTTTTAAACTGCGATTCCGAATTCCAAAACTCAGTATTCAGACAAGTGACTATCGAAGCGGTGGAAGCGGAGAATAAGATCTATTCTCTCGGAACTCGCCAGGTTCACGCAAAACTTTCCGAATTTTTACTACAGTTATCAGAATCCCAAGACTCGGAAGAAGATCTTCCATTCACACGCGAGATCATGGCATCCATGATCGGTGTGACTACAGAGACCTTGGTACGTGCCTTGGCTGATTTTAAAAGCAGAGGTTGGGTGGAGATAGATAAAAGAAAAATAGTGATCAGAAATGAAGAGGCTCTTCTTCGTTTATTGGATTAA
- a CDS encoding MBL fold metallo-hydrolase RNA specificity domain-containing protein, translating to MENQNERLVSLQFLGGVGTVTGSKYLLKAFGKSIMIDCGLFQGEKKLRLLNWDSDQFFPTEIDHILLTHGHLDHCGYLPRAVKKGFRGKIFGTKPTLDVSNIVLRDSAKLQEEDAELANSGGYSKHKPAFPLYDSDDAEKTIKLFYAVEIGEWIDLEPNIKFRFRYNGHILGASFIEFKIGNKTLIFSGDIGRDEDPLLFPPEKPEEGDIILIESTYGNRIHRGNPIKRLAQLIHEFSTTKGTIVIPCFAVERIQAVMYLIWKLMKEGEIPNIPVYMDSPMGSKVLDLFDIYGSEWHKLRGDELAELKDDIICITESSETKKIVSKRGPKIVIAGSGMATGGRVLSYLEHSLGDPNSLVLFVGYQARETRGNKLLRGDTEIKIRGKYHEVRCDVQNIDGLSAHADQTELINWLSKIKNPPKEVFIVHGEEDASRILGNRIRSVYGWETKIPERGEVFEFEV from the coding sequence TTGGAGAATCAGAACGAACGTCTCGTTAGTTTACAGTTTTTAGGAGGAGTGGGGACCGTTACAGGCTCTAAATACCTTTTAAAAGCCTTCGGAAAATCCATAATGATCGACTGCGGGCTTTTCCAGGGGGAGAAAAAGTTAAGACTTCTAAACTGGGACTCCGATCAATTTTTTCCGACAGAAATCGATCATATTCTTCTTACACATGGACATTTGGACCATTGCGGATATTTACCCAGAGCCGTCAAAAAGGGATTTAGAGGAAAAATATTCGGTACAAAACCTACATTAGATGTATCTAATATAGTTCTGAGAGACAGCGCAAAATTGCAGGAAGAAGACGCCGAACTTGCAAACTCCGGCGGATATTCCAAACATAAACCTGCTTTTCCTTTATATGATAGCGATGATGCCGAGAAGACAATCAAGCTATTTTATGCGGTAGAAATCGGGGAATGGATCGATCTAGAGCCGAATATAAAATTTCGCTTTAGATATAACGGGCATATTTTAGGGGCAAGTTTTATCGAATTTAAGATCGGAAATAAGACCCTTATTTTTTCGGGAGATATCGGAAGAGACGAGGACCCTCTTTTATTTCCCCCGGAAAAGCCGGAAGAAGGGGATATTATTCTGATAGAATCTACTTATGGAAATAGGATCCATAGGGGAAATCCGATCAAACGTTTGGCCCAGTTGATCCACGAATTCTCAACTACTAAAGGAACTATTGTAATTCCTTGTTTTGCGGTAGAGAGAATACAAGCGGTAATGTACCTGATCTGGAAATTGATGAAAGAGGGTGAAATACCGAATATTCCGGTCTATATGGATTCTCCCATGGGTTCTAAAGTTTTAGATCTATTTGATATTTACGGAAGCGAATGGCATAAGCTTAGGGGAGATGAACTGGCTGAACTCAAAGACGATATCATATGTATTACTGAATCTTCCGAGACTAAGAAAATAGTGAGCAAAAGAGGCCCTAAAATTGTGATCGCCGGAAGTGGAATGGCCACAGGAGGTCGGGTTCTTTCTTATTTGGAACATTCTTTGGGAGATCCGAATTCCTTAGTGTTGTTCGTAGGTTACCAAGCAAGGGAAACGAGAGGAAACAAATTGCTTAGAGGGGATACCGAGATCAAGATCCGAGGCAAATACCACGAAGTCAGATGCGACGTTCAGAATATCGACGGTTTGTCCGCTCACGCCGACCAAACAGAACTCATCAATTGGTTATCCAAGATCAAAAATCCGCCCAAAGAAGTGTTCATCGTGCACGGAGAAGAGGATGCGAGTAGGATTTTGGGAAATCGGATCCGCAGCGTATACGGCTGGGAAACTAAGATCCCGGAAAGAGGAGAAGTTTTCGAATTTGAAGTTTAA
- a CDS encoding LytR/AlgR family response regulator transcription factor produces MVEWKTLIVEDEAPTRELLVNYCLARPELKLVKVAKDGEEALEYLQNEEFHLAFLDINLPILSGLDILERLENPPYVIFITALRDKAIEAFEFGVIDYLLKPFSKERFFKAVDRAVDILGNEAGKPAKNVFNEHGLFILEKENHFLIPYGEITYISSRDNFSVVHTEKRQYVTYKSLKSLELKLPPGKFLRIYKQYIINLEKLSHLQSDNMGNYSVHLKDDDETQLPVGRKYIAKIKELL; encoded by the coding sequence ATGGTTGAATGGAAAACACTTATCGTTGAGGACGAAGCCCCCACCAGAGAATTACTCGTAAATTATTGTTTGGCCCGTCCCGAATTAAAGTTAGTAAAAGTCGCAAAGGATGGGGAAGAAGCTTTGGAATATCTCCAAAATGAGGAATTTCATCTTGCGTTTTTGGACATCAACCTTCCTATTCTTTCCGGTTTGGATATTTTGGAAAGACTAGAAAATCCTCCTTATGTAATCTTTATCACCGCGCTAAGAGACAAAGCAATCGAGGCATTCGAATTCGGAGTGATCGATTATCTTCTCAAACCTTTTTCTAAAGAACGGTTTTTTAAAGCGGTAGATCGGGCAGTGGATATTTTAGGAAATGAAGCTGGCAAACCAGCTAAGAATGTATTTAACGAGCACGGACTTTTTATTTTAGAAAAGGAAAACCATTTTCTGATCCCTTACGGAGAGATTACTTATATTTCTTCCCGGGATAATTTTAGCGTAGTGCATACTGAAAAAAGACAATATGTGACTTATAAGTCCTTAAAAAGTCTGGAGCTGAAACTTCCTCCCGGAAAGTTTCTAAGAATATATAAGCAATACATAATTAATCTAGAAAAGTTATCCCATTTGCAAAGCGATAATATGGGAAATTATTCCGTACATTTAAAGGACGACGACGAAACACAACTACCTGTCGGAAGAAAATATATCGCTAAGATTAAGGAACTTCTCTAA
- a CDS encoding PAS domain S-box protein, protein MGNERRLKDVLDNMPILFFSLDEDLRPVSWNHECERVLGYSFIEILNDRNFSFRNLIPGRGEGESSGFDPGFLNSDFKNWELDLISKEGKSKLVSLSNISSEFPLFGSTNWFVGVDITRTKEIERELTSSLKELSDFQTALNAVSIVAITDKAGTIIYVNQNFCDISGYSRDELLGHTHRVVNSGYHPKEFFTDLWRTISKGKIWKGEIKNKAKDGRYYWVDTTISPILDGNGKPYQYLAIRNDITERKETEDKARHAENNLKILQDRMSPHFLFNTLSIIHSYLQTNPGLADSAILMLADNYRFLMDQANQQLVPFDIEWEFMENYLQLLRLRFSDFLEVESEKLGNFRQCLIPPLTLQPLVENSYIHGLRNKKGKGKISVKASIQDGKTLVTIRDNGSGLKDSNIHSRSIANISERLKFYLYGSEVKIENHPEGGAIVTISFKAAKN, encoded by the coding sequence ATGGGGAACGAGAGAAGGCTGAAAGACGTTCTGGATAATATGCCTATCCTCTTCTTTTCCTTGGACGAGGATCTTCGGCCTGTTTCGTGGAACCATGAATGCGAAAGGGTTTTAGGATATTCTTTTATAGAGATCTTGAACGATCGCAATTTTTCCTTTCGAAATTTGATACCAGGCAGAGGAGAAGGGGAATCTTCCGGATTCGATCCGGGATTTTTGAATTCGGATTTTAAGAATTGGGAATTGGATCTAATCTCAAAGGAAGGAAAATCCAAACTAGTTTCTCTTTCAAATATTTCGTCGGAGTTCCCGCTTTTTGGCTCTACGAATTGGTTCGTGGGAGTGGATATCACGAGGACCAAGGAGATCGAAAGGGAATTAACGAGCTCCTTAAAAGAACTTTCCGATTTTCAAACTGCACTTAACGCGGTTTCTATTGTAGCGATTACCGACAAAGCCGGAACGATCATCTATGTGAACCAAAACTTTTGCGATATCAGCGGTTATTCCAGAGATGAATTATTGGGTCATACTCACCGGGTAGTCAATTCAGGTTATCATCCTAAGGAATTTTTTACGGATTTATGGAGAACCATTTCCAAGGGAAAGATCTGGAAGGGAGAAATTAAGAACAAGGCTAAGGACGGAAGGTATTATTGGGTCGATACTACAATTTCGCCCATTTTAGACGGTAACGGAAAACCTTACCAATACTTAGCGATCCGAAACGATATCACAGAAAGAAAAGAAACGGAAGATAAGGCTAGGCATGCAGAGAACAATCTGAAGATCCTTCAGGATAGGATGAGTCCTCACTTCCTTTTTAATACATTGAGTATCATTCATTCCTATTTGCAGACAAATCCCGGGCTTGCAGACTCGGCAATATTAATGCTTGCAGATAATTATAGATTCTTAATGGACCAGGCAAACCAGCAGCTAGTGCCATTCGATATAGAATGGGAATTTATGGAGAATTATCTGCAGCTTTTGAGACTTAGATTTTCCGACTTTTTGGAGGTCGAGTCAGAAAAGTTGGGAAATTTTAGGCAATGCCTAATTCCACCTTTGACCCTTCAGCCTTTGGTGGAAAATTCGTATATACACGGTTTAAGAAATAAAAAAGGGAAAGGAAAGATAAGCGTCAAGGCCTCGATACAAGACGGTAAAACTTTGGTAACAATTCGGGATAACGGAAGTGGATTAAAGGATTCCAATATCCATTCTAGAAGTATCGCAAACATCTCAGAACGCCTGAAATTTTATCTTTACGGGTCGGAAGTAAAGATAGAGAATCATCCCGAGGGGGGCGCGATCGTAACGATCAGCTTTAAAGCCGCAAAAAATTAG
- a CDS encoding Hsp20/alpha crystallin family protein, which yields MNSITKPTDHLVNFSSLDHFVQSWNELLNRSSFHHVPAVNVVKTKDGFELDFAAPGLEKGDFKIDLEGDQLTVSAEKKSESKQEDKSYSKREYNYSSFSRTFTLPDNVIKDQISAKYDNGVLKLTIPRKELEAPKKSVKIGVN from the coding sequence ATGAATAGCATCACAAAACCAACTGATCATTTAGTGAATTTTTCCAGTTTGGACCATTTCGTCCAATCCTGGAACGAGTTACTAAACAGAAGTTCCTTCCACCATGTCCCTGCGGTAAATGTGGTGAAGACCAAAGACGGGTTCGAATTGGATTTCGCTGCTCCCGGATTAGAAAAAGGGGACTTTAAGATCGATTTAGAAGGCGACCAGCTTACCGTAAGCGCGGAAAAGAAATCCGAATCAAAACAGGAGGATAAATCTTATAGCAAAAGGGAATACAATTATTCATCTTTTAGCAGAACATTTACTCTCCCTGATAACGTAATCAAGGATCAAATTAGCGCTAAATACGATAACGGTGTTTTGAAACTCACAATTCCAAGAAAGGAATTAGAGGCACCGAAAAAATCCGTTAAGATAGGAGTAAACTGA
- a CDS encoding HdeD family acid-resistance protein → MTSITIQESKHWWLQILVGILWIATGIITVLFPGQSFLVLALAFSVILAATGASHIIFSLYNRRHTEIFIWNLVVGVLDILIGSLLFIHPEITAVTLPFVFGFLLIFRSVSLISFSIEIRRLRNSHWGYVLVLGISTLLFAIFVLFFPLIGIFTIVFWTGVGFLVSGLGNLYLGWKEFKIERSRS, encoded by the coding sequence ATGACAAGCATAACAATACAAGAATCCAAACATTGGTGGCTCCAAATATTAGTCGGAATCCTTTGGATCGCAACTGGTATCATAACCGTATTATTTCCAGGACAAAGTTTTTTAGTTCTAGCTCTCGCTTTTTCCGTCATCTTAGCGGCTACAGGAGCAAGCCATATCATATTTTCTTTATACAACAGAAGACATACCGAGATATTCATCTGGAATTTGGTGGTAGGGGTACTAGACATCTTGATCGGTTCCCTTTTATTCATTCATCCGGAGATCACTGCGGTAACACTTCCATTCGTATTCGGATTTTTATTGATATTTCGATCGGTTTCCTTAATTTCCTTTTCCATCGAGATTCGCAGGTTAAGGAACTCTCATTGGGGATATGTTCTAGTATTAGGGATTTCTACCTTACTTTTTGCGATATTCGTATTATTCTTTCCTTTGATCGGGATATTTACGATCGTTTTCTGGACGGGTGTCGGATTCTTAGTATCCGGTTTAGGGAATTTATATTTAGGATGGAAAGAATTCAAGATAGAAAGATCTAGATCATAG
- a CDS encoding DoxX family protein encodes MLEKFFATEPNFIFTVGRLVLGIVMIPHGAQKLFGWFGGYGWNSTLGFFSSQGIPSLIGVLVILAESFGALGLILGFCTKLSAFGIGVTMLGAAIFQRQNGFFMNWFGNQAGEGYEYHVLAMGLAFILAFSGGGAFSLDGILSEKLK; translated from the coding sequence ATGTTGGAAAAGTTTTTCGCAACTGAGCCGAATTTTATTTTTACAGTAGGTAGATTGGTTTTGGGAATTGTGATGATCCCTCACGGAGCTCAGAAACTATTCGGTTGGTTCGGGGGTTACGGCTGGAATTCTACTTTAGGCTTCTTTTCTTCCCAGGGGATTCCTAGTCTAATAGGTGTTCTAGTGATCCTTGCTGAATCTTTCGGAGCCTTAGGTTTGATTTTAGGCTTTTGCACTAAATTATCCGCTTTCGGGATAGGTGTTACCATGTTAGGAGCAGCTATATTCCAAAGACAGAACGGATTTTTTATGAACTGGTTCGGGAACCAAGCGGGAGAAGGGTATGAATACCATGTTTTGGCAATGGGACTTGCGTTTATATTGGCTTTCTCCGGAGGGGGAGCCTTTTCGTTAGACGGCATTTTGTCCGAAAAATTGAAATAG
- a CDS encoding AraC family transcriptional regulator: protein MSKSAGKVPLIHLSEISENSRDKIFYAGRLEDLPPSFSEYDSSHRHSYFAVFYFSEGKGTHKIDFQNFEIEKNSIFFLKPGQVHSWKFDKKPKGFALKISPEFHLEQNERNSELRSFPFFGYEPSLSKIVLIDPRKLKSDFSRLVTEFEEGSEPKVLFLLSQLILLQIKKEYDTSSELFIKKNRPVCEFQSLLEKHFLKERGTSFYSRRLGIAPNTLNRICQNILGKSAKSVIHDRVLLECKRLLMHSDLNITQICFELGFLDNAYFSRYFKKLAGVTPEQFRKSGRKAQ from the coding sequence ATGTCCAAGTCGGCCGGCAAAGTCCCCTTGATCCATTTGTCCGAAATTTCGGAAAATTCCAGAGATAAAATATTCTATGCGGGAAGGTTGGAAGACCTACCGCCTAGTTTTTCAGAATATGATAGTTCCCACAGACATTCTTATTTTGCCGTTTTCTATTTTTCGGAAGGAAAAGGAACTCATAAGATCGATTTCCAAAATTTTGAAATAGAAAAAAATTCGATCTTCTTTTTAAAACCAGGACAGGTGCATTCTTGGAAATTCGATAAAAAACCGAAAGGATTTGCATTAAAGATCAGTCCTGAATTTCATTTGGAACAGAATGAAAGAAACTCTGAACTAAGGAGTTTTCCATTCTTTGGCTACGAACCAAGTCTTTCTAAGATCGTCTTAATAGATCCTAGAAAGTTAAAGTCGGATTTTTCTAGATTAGTGACTGAGTTTGAAGAAGGTTCCGAGCCTAAAGTCCTATTTTTACTCAGTCAATTGATCTTGTTGCAGATCAAAAAGGAATACGATACTTCCTCCGAATTATTTATAAAAAAAAATCGTCCTGTTTGCGAATTCCAGAGTTTATTGGAAAAACATTTTCTAAAAGAGAGGGGGACTTCTTTTTATTCCAGGAGATTGGGTATAGCCCCGAATACTTTAAATCGAATTTGCCAAAATATCTTGGGGAAATCGGCTAAGTCCGTTATCCATGACAGGGTTTTATTGGAGTGTAAAAGATTATTAATGCATTCGGATCTGAATATCACTCAAATCTGTTTTGAATTGGGTTTTTTAGATAACGCTTATTTCAGCAGGTATTTTAAAAAACTTGCAGGTGTCACTCCTGAACAGTTTAGGAAGTCTGGACGAAAAGCACAATAA
- a CDS encoding NAD-dependent epimerase/dehydratase family protein, whose translation MKLRVIITGSTGMVGEGVLLECLEDPNVEKILLLNRKSYGINHPKVEEVLHPDFSDISSIKDKLKGYNACFFCSGVSSIGLKEEEFFKLTHTITLHVANTLVSLNPGMSFSYISGAGTDSTEKGRTMWARVKGKTENDLLKLPFAKVYNFRPGYMHPTPGAKNTLSAYKYIGWSFPILRTMFPKRVSTLKQLAVAMIRASENGYNKNTVEVEDILELSKS comes from the coding sequence ATGAAATTAAGAGTGATCATCACAGGTTCGACCGGAATGGTCGGTGAAGGGGTTCTCTTGGAATGTTTAGAAGATCCTAATGTGGAAAAGATACTTCTGCTCAACAGAAAATCGTACGGCATAAATCATCCTAAAGTTGAAGAAGTCTTACATCCCGATTTTTCGGATATATCTTCGATCAAGGACAAGCTGAAAGGGTATAATGCATGCTTTTTCTGTTCAGGAGTATCTTCTATTGGTTTAAAGGAAGAAGAGTTCTTTAAACTTACCCATACGATAACTTTGCATGTGGCAAACACCTTAGTATCACTTAATCCCGGTATGAGTTTTTCTTATATTTCGGGAGCAGGAACGGATAGCACAGAAAAAGGAAGAACGATGTGGGCAAGAGTAAAAGGAAAAACGGAGAATGATCTATTAAAACTCCCTTTTGCAAAAGTATATAATTTCCGTCCAGGTTATATGCATCCAACACCGGGAGCAAAAAATACTTTGTCTGCTTACAAGTATATCGGCTGGAGTTTTCCGATTTTAAGAACGATGTTCCCTAAACGTGTTTCTACTTTGAAACAACTTGCAGTTGCCATGATCCGTGCTAGCGAGAACGGTTATAATAAGAATACTGTGGAAGTGGAGGATATCCTGGAATTGTCCAAATCCTAA
- a CDS encoding MBL fold metallo-hydrolase, whose product MKNVHSSRKWFFPFLVLILGATFFYTCQAMGKKADGERLVRIQASPQWKEGQFVNPQPLINDFWMALGTMLRQSVDVNPKDPVPVVFVEKSRFSKLPESGLRITWFGHSSSLIELDGVRILTDPVWSERTSPSSWIGPKRWYPPLIPLKDLPEIDIVLISHDHYDHMDLGTISELKDRNILFVVPLGLGANLSYWGVSAEKIVELDWWETKKIKDIEIVSTPARHASGRYLLDKDEKLWSSYALLGPKHRVYFSGDTGLFPKMKEIGEKYGPFDLTMIETGQYNQAWPDWHIGPEQAVIAHTQLKGKVLLPIHWGLFALASHGWTEPIERVLEKSKELGVTVITPRPGESSEPGLQKDYIAWWPKLPYKTSKEDPILSSQLEEETASSEVMK is encoded by the coding sequence ATGAAGAATGTACATAGTTCTCGAAAATGGTTCTTCCCGTTTTTAGTGTTAATCTTGGGAGCCACATTTTTTTATACCTGTCAAGCGATGGGTAAAAAGGCGGACGGAGAAAGATTAGTCAGGATACAAGCGTCGCCACAATGGAAAGAAGGACAATTCGTAAATCCTCAACCTTTGATCAACGATTTCTGGATGGCATTGGGAACTATGTTGCGACAAAGCGTGGACGTAAACCCTAAAGATCCTGTTCCGGTGGTCTTTGTGGAAAAATCAAGATTTTCTAAATTACCTGAGTCCGGCTTAAGGATAACTTGGTTTGGACATTCCTCTTCCTTAATAGAATTGGATGGAGTTAGGATACTGACGGACCCGGTTTGGTCGGAAAGAACTTCTCCTTCCTCTTGGATTGGTCCAAAAAGATGGTATCCTCCGTTGATCCCTTTGAAAGATCTTCCCGAGATTGATATCGTTTTAATTTCTCATGATCATTATGATCATATGGATTTAGGGACTATTTCGGAACTCAAAGATAGAAACATATTGTTTGTGGTCCCTCTCGGTTTGGGAGCGAATCTTTCCTATTGGGGAGTTTCGGCCGAAAAGATCGTGGAATTGGATTGGTGGGAAACTAAGAAGATCAAGGATATTGAGATAGTAAGCACTCCTGCACGACATGCCTCCGGTAGATATCTTTTGGATAAAGACGAAAAACTTTGGTCCAGTTATGCGTTGCTTGGGCCAAAACATAGGGTTTATTTTTCGGGGGACACGGGTTTGTTTCCTAAAATGAAGGAGATCGGAGAAAAATACGGCCCCTTCGATCTTACTATGATAGAAACAGGGCAATACAATCAGGCTTGGCCAGACTGGCATATCGGCCCGGAACAAGCTGTGATCGCTCATACACAACTGAAAGGAAAAGTCCTACTTCCGATACATTGGGGATTATTTGCTCTTGCTTCGCATGGTTGGACCGAACCAATCGAAAGAGTTTTAGAAAAATCTAAAGAACTTGGAGTTACGGTCATTACCCCTAGACCGGGAGAAAGTTCGGAACCTGGTTTGCAAAAAGATTATATTGCATGGTGGCCGAAACTACCTTACAAAACCTCTAAAGAGGATCCTATTTTATCTAGTCAACTCGAAGAAGAAACTGCAAGCAGCGAGGTAATGAAATGA
- a CDS encoding TetR/AcrR family transcriptional regulator → MTRKVSHADEERKKEILDAALYCFLQFGYSKTSMDDIAKQANLSRPLLYLKFKNKEDLYEGIFDYTLEGSYEEAEKVLNQNISPKQKLFRICELILIEPWAKIEGKPKTSEFYETCSKLSPKSTERYERQIIKFAERILGDKEISKVFFLALEGLSADLPKTKVLRKRVELLCERFVR, encoded by the coding sequence ATGACCCGAAAGGTATCACACGCAGACGAGGAAAGAAAAAAGGAAATTTTAGACGCTGCCTTATATTGTTTTCTTCAATTCGGGTATTCCAAAACTTCCATGGATGATATAGCCAAGCAGGCCAATTTGTCCCGACCTCTTCTCTATTTGAAATTTAAGAATAAAGAGGATCTATATGAAGGTATTTTCGATTACACATTGGAAGGAAGTTACGAAGAAGCGGAAAAGGTTTTAAATCAAAATATTTCTCCGAAACAAAAACTGTTCCGAATATGCGAACTGATACTGATAGAACCCTGGGCTAAAATTGAAGGAAAACCAAAGACATCTGAGTTTTATGAAACTTGTTCTAAATTATCTCCTAAAAGCACCGAAAGATACGAACGTCAAATCATCAAATTCGCGGAACGAATATTAGGGGACAAAGAAATTTCAAAAGTGTTTTTCCTGGCTTTGGAAGGACTTTCTGCGGACCTTCCCAAAACGAAAGTATTACGCAAAAGAGTGGAATTACTCTGCGAAAGATTTGTACGTTAG